A stretch of the Vigna radiata var. radiata cultivar VC1973A chromosome 9, Vradiata_ver6, whole genome shotgun sequence genome encodes the following:
- the LOC106772946 gene encoding STOREKEEPER protein-like codes for MRKKPKQRPTPVEDPSTASSSEPEEDDDRPHSSQQHAAAAAQVSSSEEEDDSSEEDEKQRSTLPASANHSSKPHPKSSSSESESDSEPARAKPKPKPTDLPQPKVQAQRSSTPVKLGSKRPAHATESTEPKRTKKKPAEAPSPSVANDKTEEDGTGGQAKVLFQRIWSAEDELSILKGIPEFISKTGQEPYWHIDAFHNFIKKSLHVEVSSHQLKDKIRRLKKKFETYEAKKKKGILPRLRFHDGVLYAQSKKIWGERATELVEKPKPLAKTKTQKKESEAKAKVPTQKKESEAKTKVPGQPSASESGDVSLLYSNISCFKELDEDEMKRGLTLIEESKRKELERRWKVLQYSEMELLVNRSLLIGEQIKLISEALQSSNN; via the coding sequence ATGAGAAAGAAGCCGAAGCAGCGCCCTACACCGGTGGAAGATCCTTCAACTGCTTCCTCCTCCGAACCAGAGGAAGATGATGACCGACCGCATTCTTCTCAACAGcatgcagcagcagcagcacagGTTTCTTCCTCTGAAGAGGAAGACGATTCTTCAGAAGAAGACGAGAAGCAACGTTCCACTCTCCCTGCTTCTGCAAACCATTCCTCCAAGCCTCACCCCAAGTCCTCCTCCTCTGAATCCGAATCTGACTCCGAACCAGCTCGAGCCAAACCCAAACCCAAGCCCACGGATCTACCCCAGCCCAAGGTCCAGGCCCAGCGTTCCTCCACGCCGGTGAAGCTGGGATCCAAGCGCCCGGCCCACGCAACTGAGTCGACTGAGCCGAAACGCACGAAAAAGAAACCAGCTGAGGCTCCTTCTCCTTCCGTTGCTAACGACAAAACGGAGGAGGACGGGACCGGCGGGCAAGCGAAGGTGTTGTTCCAGAGGATCTGGAGCGCAGAAGACGAGCTCAGCATTCTAAAGGGCATACCTGAGTTCATCTCAAAGACCGGACAAGAGCCTTATTGGCATATCGACGCTTTCCACAACTTCATTAAGAAGTCACTCCACGTGGAGGTTTCCAGCCATCAGCTGAAGGATAAGATTCGACGGTTGAAGAAGAAGTTCGAGACTTATGAGgcgaaaaagaagaaaggaattCTGCCTCGGTTGAGGTTTCACGACGGGGTCTTGTATGCACAATCCAAAAAGATTTGGGGTGAACGGGCCACCGAACTGGTGGAAAAGCCCAAGCCTCTTGCGAAAACCAAGACTCAAAAGAAGGAATCAGAAGCCAAGGCTAAAGTTCCGACTCAAAAGAAGGAATCAGAAGCCAAGACTAAAGTTCCGGGGCAGCCATCAGCGTCTGAAAGCGGTGACGTTAGTTTGCTTTACAGcaatatttcttgttttaaagAGCTGGATGAGGATGAGATGAAGAGAGGACTCACTTTGATTGAAGAATCCAAGAGGAAGGAATTAGAGAGAAGATGGAAAGTGTTGCAATATTCTGAGATGGAACTACTTGTTAATCGCTCTCTGTTGATTGGGGAGCAGATTAAGTTGATATCTGAAGCCCTACAGTCATCCAACAATTAG